One genomic window of Conexivisphaerales archaeon includes the following:
- a CDS encoding glycosyltransferase family 4 protein has protein sequence MNVLIITFDPPQEVGGIENRARLYLRGLKKKGHNAYLISFVSKRYQNPDRLQKGDGLTVSLHSLNFFLTLINLLSFLKRMKIEAIFMLTGCLTLPGIYILAYAKFARIRTTALLYGKDILSARIKLTSEHFLLPLALKLARRVAVNSMYTASLLGNRVTGKTVILYPCIDPYEMQLQSSHRKATNRIIFVGRLVRRKGVDDLIKAFYLVSKEFPDATLSIVGDGPELNNLRNIVSRLSLTNKVTFHGQLRGRLLYEVISGSNLLVLPSKTLSGDVEGFGTVILEAAFYSIPSIGTYSGGIKEAIIDGVTGKLVPESNPTELSKAICYYLNNPQIIRRHGQEARRRVLSGFILDNSVELIISSFK, from the coding sequence ATGAACGTGCTGATAATTACATTCGACCCTCCCCAGGAAGTCGGAGGAATTGAGAACAGAGCTAGGCTATACCTCCGGGGACTGAAGAAAAAGGGTCACAACGCGTATCTCATCTCCTTTGTGTCCAAGCGATATCAGAACCCCGATAGACTTCAAAAGGGGGATGGTTTGACCGTTAGTCTGCATTCGCTTAACTTCTTTCTTACGCTCATTAACCTACTTTCTTTTTTGAAAAGAATGAAGATAGAAGCAATCTTTATGCTGACAGGATGCCTTACCCTGCCAGGAATCTACATTCTGGCTTATGCTAAATTTGCTAGAATCAGGACTACAGCACTGTTGTATGGTAAGGACATTTTAAGTGCTAGGATCAAGCTCACGTCAGAACACTTTTTATTACCACTAGCGCTGAAGCTGGCACGTAGGGTAGCTGTAAACTCTATGTACACAGCTTCACTATTGGGTAATCGTGTAACTGGTAAGACTGTCATTCTTTATCCATGCATCGATCCATATGAAATGCAATTGCAATCAAGCCACAGAAAAGCTACAAACCGAATAATCTTTGTGGGCAGGCTCGTCCGGAGGAAAGGCGTCGACGATCTGATAAAAGCTTTCTATCTCGTCAGTAAGGAGTTCCCTGATGCAACTCTAAGCATAGTAGGAGATGGTCCAGAATTAAATAATCTAAGAAATATCGTTAGCCGGCTATCGTTAACAAATAAAGTTACGTTTCACGGTCAATTGCGAGGAAGACTTTTGTACGAAGTCATCTCCGGCAGTAACCTCCTTGTTTTGCCTTCGAAGACGCTATCTGGAGACGTCGAGGGCTTTGGGACAGTCATACTTGAAGCTGCTTTTTACTCAATACCATCAATAGGTACCTATTCTGGCGGGATAAAGGAAGCTATAATAGATGGAGTAACTGGAAAGCTAGTGCCTGAATCCAATCCAACAGAGCTGAGCAAGGCTATCTGCTATTACCTCAATAACCCTCAAATTATTAGACGGCATGGCCAAGAAGCAAGGCGAAGGGTTCTAAGTGGATTCATTCTTGACAATTCTGTAGAACTGATCATTTCTTCATTCAAGTGA
- a CDS encoding nucleotide sugar dehydrogenase: MLRESSKEASAETFRELLSSGQVKVAVVGLGRIGLPTAAMFAKAGAVVRGVDINPRLVESINSGRNVFIDEPGLTEIVKEVVKNGKLQATLEPSSAISASDFVIVSVPTPVLETKSPDYSAVMTACRTIGKNMKRGCTVIIESTIGPGTAENLVLPILEKESGLRAGADFGLASCPERSDPGNILSNMRSLPRVVGGIDAKYTELVASLYEAVLGTKVIRVSNPRTANAVKLTENLFRDVNIALMNEFALLYEKLGIDTIEVINACSTKYNFMPHYPGPGVGGPCLPSNSYYLIEEGIKAGNIPYLIRMAREINDRMPEHVVELVFEAMNEVNKTIAGSTICVLGVSYKQNVKDIQLTPVERICKRLRSMGAKIKIYDPMYAGEEVFGFKVEKTLEEAVSASDCIIIGTAHNEFKGLDIKKLSSLMNEKPAMVDTRDIISPFLAKSSGFAYRGVGRPSVINEPNSK; the protein is encoded by the coding sequence GTGCTAAGAGAGAGTTCAAAAGAAGCATCAGCGGAGACTTTCAGGGAATTGTTGTCTTCAGGTCAGGTGAAAGTTGCTGTGGTAGGCTTGGGAAGGATAGGGCTGCCAACAGCTGCAATGTTTGCAAAGGCAGGAGCCGTTGTTAGAGGTGTTGATATCAATCCGAGACTTGTTGAATCAATAAATTCTGGCAGAAATGTATTCATCGATGAACCAGGCTTAACCGAGATTGTGAAGGAAGTAGTAAAGAACGGCAAACTACAGGCGACGTTAGAACCATCATCAGCAATTTCCGCGTCAGATTTCGTAATCGTCAGCGTTCCAACCCCGGTCTTAGAAACAAAATCCCCTGACTATTCTGCTGTCATGACTGCATGTAGAACCATAGGAAAGAACATGAAAAGAGGTTGCACAGTAATTATTGAAAGCACAATCGGTCCGGGAACTGCGGAAAATCTGGTACTGCCCATTCTTGAAAAGGAATCAGGGTTACGAGCAGGTGCTGACTTCGGTCTTGCCAGCTGTCCAGAGAGGTCTGACCCTGGAAACATTTTGTCGAACATGAGGTCACTTCCTCGGGTTGTGGGAGGAATAGATGCGAAGTACACAGAACTCGTAGCGTCTTTGTACGAAGCAGTGCTCGGAACAAAAGTCATTCGAGTCAGTAATCCAAGGACAGCTAATGCAGTGAAGCTGACTGAAAACTTGTTCAGAGATGTAAACATTGCTCTGATGAACGAATTTGCGCTGCTTTATGAAAAGCTGGGGATTGATACTATAGAGGTTATAAATGCATGCTCGACAAAATACAACTTCATGCCTCATTACCCTGGCCCTGGGGTGGGAGGGCCATGCCTTCCCTCAAATTCATATTACCTCATAGAAGAAGGGATCAAAGCTGGTAACATTCCTTATCTGATAAGAATGGCCAGGGAGATTAACGACAGGATGCCAGAGCATGTGGTTGAGCTGGTCTTTGAAGCAATGAACGAAGTGAACAAAACGATTGCTGGCTCTACAATATGCGTGCTCGGAGTCTCCTACAAGCAGAATGTAAAAGACATACAGCTAACCCCCGTAGAAAGAATATGCAAGAGGCTCAGGTCAATGGGCGCTAAAATAAAGATATATGACCCAATGTATGCAGGCGAGGAGGTCTTCGGATTTAAGGTAGAAAAAACATTAGAAGAAGCAGTTTCTGCATCTGACTGTATAATAATCGGTACTGCACACAACGAATTTAAGGGACTTGATATCAAAAAATTGTCCTCCTTGATGAATGAGAAACCTGCCATGGTAGATACAAGAGATATAATATCACCTTTCTTGGCAAAGTCAAGTGGCTTTGCATACAGGGGTGTTGGGAGACCCAGTGTCATCAACGAACCAAATTCAAAGTGA
- a CDS encoding glycosyltransferase family 4 protein, whose product MRPKIALIQNGFVHGGVGRLMDNIIYRLGEMKFRLFSLNYHKTGYFHLDSTDVVRIPLHNKLLGIPLPAYLSDYLNYSNMLKAIRAWSPDLVVVNKGGMEVEHLKLLSEGLPVPTVAYFHNLKGWMVRLSKRRKMTFTQRALTKLLKTPSSDDLGACGDAICVSLDVERDANLLWPKIRTYLLYNGVDHSKFFPTWEDDNYLLAMGRISHQKRFHFLINALKNTSYKLVIIGSFDSKLFSDRQKRYYEYLGSIANANVKIILNPDEATLLTLLRRCSIFLHAGYNEGFGLATLEAMACGKPVIAHKSGATPEVLGQTGYLLDYNPADWLRKVDELMASSALRREIGKLAYERSLFFDWNKTALGFKEIINKFL is encoded by the coding sequence TTGAGACCAAAAATAGCGCTAATCCAGAACGGCTTTGTTCATGGGGGTGTCGGGAGGTTGATGGACAACATCATCTATAGACTGGGAGAAATGAAATTTAGACTTTTTTCGCTTAACTATCATAAAACCGGTTATTTTCATCTTGATTCGACGGATGTGGTTCGAATACCGTTGCATAACAAGCTTTTGGGTATTCCGCTACCGGCATATTTATCTGATTACCTAAACTACTCAAACATGCTCAAAGCCATTCGCGCCTGGTCTCCCGATTTGGTTGTGGTCAATAAAGGAGGAATGGAAGTGGAACACCTCAAGTTGCTTTCGGAAGGGCTGCCAGTCCCAACTGTAGCTTATTTCCACAATTTGAAAGGATGGATGGTTAGATTATCAAAGAGACGAAAAATGACTTTCACTCAAAGAGCTCTAACCAAGTTGCTAAAAACGCCCTCTAGTGATGACTTGGGTGCCTGCGGTGATGCTATTTGCGTAAGCCTAGACGTGGAAAGAGATGCCAATTTATTATGGCCAAAAATAAGAACGTATCTTCTCTACAACGGTGTCGACCATTCTAAGTTCTTTCCTACTTGGGAGGATGATAACTACCTGCTAGCAATGGGTAGAATAAGTCATCAGAAGAGATTCCATTTTCTTATCAACGCACTAAAAAATACAAGTTACAAGTTGGTTATCATTGGTTCCTTTGACAGTAAGCTTTTCAGTGATAGACAAAAAAGATATTATGAATATCTGGGGTCGATTGCGAATGCAAATGTTAAAATCATTCTCAATCCTGATGAAGCTACATTGCTGACTTTGCTCAGAAGATGTAGTATTTTTCTTCACGCAGGTTATAATGAAGGGTTTGGTCTCGCCACGTTAGAAGCTATGGCATGCGGTAAGCCTGTGATAGCTCATAAAAGCGGTGCTACCCCAGAGGTATTGGGTCAAACTGGTTACCTTCTTGACTATAATCCTGCTGACTGGCTAAGAAAAGTCGACGAGTTGATGGCCTCGTCAGCATTGAGAAGAGAAATAGGAAAGTTGGCTTATGAAAGATCTCTCTTCTTCGATTGGAATAAGACAGCACTTGGTTTCAAAGAGATAATAAACAAGTTCTTGTAA
- a CDS encoding exosortase/archaeosortase family protein, with translation MNTLLHARKSEIFVISVFAAYLIPLIIPGTGIDYPFVFTVGIILFAWFVFKWNNLKSLNEHPKIYEVVGGITVVALDFTENAISHSNLGLIDMLLIFMALSVAFYGIRSIKFFYVPYLYLAILITGYQVENNVPELLGLQYSLAGLMADFMRAIGVSASVNPVQPNIVYLQNYTPDGSLYTMALEVDGPCTGLKGILAFGLLSSMALLDARPTRKQLIVLIATGFTGAFLINIVRLAVIFLTFEYLGVEAGKVMHVYAGYTLFIVWVIIFWSVAFRHISTVPSRTASSLNKATKGGPTPGSNI, from the coding sequence TTGAACACCTTACTGCACGCAAGAAAATCTGAGATATTCGTAATTTCTGTATTCGCAGCTTACCTTATCCCTCTGATAATACCGGGAACAGGGATAGACTACCCCTTCGTATTTACGGTTGGCATAATTTTATTTGCTTGGTTTGTCTTCAAATGGAACAACCTCAAGTCACTTAATGAGCATCCCAAAATATATGAGGTCGTTGGAGGAATTACTGTCGTTGCGCTTGACTTCACAGAGAACGCAATCAGTCATTCAAATCTGGGTTTAATAGACATGCTCCTGATATTCATGGCCTTATCTGTTGCTTTCTATGGTATTAGGTCAATAAAATTCTTCTACGTACCTTATCTGTATCTAGCCATACTGATTACAGGATATCAGGTCGAAAACAACGTACCCGAGCTGCTGGGCCTCCAGTATTCACTAGCCGGACTTATGGCTGATTTCATGAGGGCAATAGGAGTGAGTGCATCGGTCAATCCAGTCCAGCCGAACATAGTATACCTCCAGAACTACACTCCTGATGGTTCCTTGTACACGATGGCTCTCGAAGTTGACGGACCGTGCACAGGTCTCAAAGGGATACTAGCATTCGGCTTGCTTTCGAGTATGGCGTTGCTTGATGCAAGACCGACTAGGAAGCAACTGATAGTGCTAATTGCTACAGGTTTTACCGGAGCATTCCTAATTAACATAGTACGACTAGCGGTTATTTTCCTAACATTCGAATACCTGGGTGTGGAAGCAGGCAAGGTGATGCACGTTTATGCTGGATACACCCTCTTCATAGTCTGGGTTATAATCTTCTGGTCGGTAGCATTCAGGCACATCTCAACTGTTCCGAGCAGAACTGCAAGCTCATTGAACAAAGCTACAAAAGGTGGTCCGACCCCTGGCAGCAATATCTGA
- a CDS encoding UDP-glucose/GDP-mannose dehydrogenase family protein, with translation MRSRPEYDVVIVGLGYVGLSTAVCFASRGFKVRGIDVDADKVKKVSSGVPVIHEAMLKEMLQEGISKGNLSFGTEFDDEASSGSFIFITVGTPSNPDGSMETKYVKQAVEEISIALSRTGHFQTVVMKSTVIPGTTYNFVKPTLERLSGKKVGKGIGLCVNPELLREGSAIKDTLNPDALIIGREDTRSERVILDLYKRFYSDLPPLILTSFTNAEMIKYAVNSFRGVQLSFLNSLANLAGALQNADVGEIIDGFAKITRVDNRYLRPGPGFGGSCLPKDMKALLSLMRNMKVDPILLEAALKINDNQPKVIVSIAEKEAEGLRGKRVALLGLAYKGGTDDVRDSPSLRIAKQLLDNGARVVAFDPAAVPKTREVLGNSIKYSDTLAKTLSNADIAIVATDWPEFREIKPDEFKRLMKRAVVIDTRRILNVKDYQGSGVKLVTIGTSKSTKLGDEKNE, from the coding sequence TTGCGTTCAAGACCTGAATACGATGTAGTAATAGTCGGCCTAGGGTATGTTGGTCTCTCAACTGCTGTCTGCTTTGCATCGAGAGGATTCAAGGTTAGGGGGATAGATGTAGATGCAGACAAAGTCAAGAAGGTTTCGTCTGGAGTGCCAGTGATTCATGAAGCTATGCTCAAGGAGATGCTTCAGGAAGGAATCAGTAAAGGTAACCTTTCGTTCGGAACAGAGTTCGACGATGAAGCATCTTCTGGTAGTTTCATCTTCATAACTGTAGGTACGCCATCCAATCCTGATGGTTCCATGGAGACAAAGTATGTTAAACAAGCGGTGGAAGAGATCAGTATCGCTCTGAGTAGAACTGGGCACTTCCAGACTGTTGTCATGAAGAGCACTGTCATCCCGGGAACAACTTACAATTTCGTCAAACCGACTCTAGAAAGGCTTTCTGGCAAGAAGGTGGGCAAAGGCATAGGTTTGTGTGTAAATCCTGAACTGTTAAGGGAAGGCTCAGCAATAAAAGATACGCTGAATCCGGATGCACTTATTATAGGTAGAGAGGATACCAGGTCTGAAAGGGTAATACTTGACCTCTACAAGAGGTTCTATTCAGATTTACCTCCTCTCATACTGACCTCGTTCACCAACGCTGAAATGATAAAGTACGCAGTTAACAGTTTCAGAGGTGTACAGCTCAGCTTCCTAAATTCTTTAGCCAATCTGGCAGGAGCCTTGCAGAATGCTGATGTGGGCGAAATAATCGATGGCTTTGCTAAGATTACAAGGGTAGATAATAGATATCTCAGGCCAGGGCCTGGGTTCGGAGGCAGCTGTCTTCCCAAGGATATGAAGGCACTGCTTTCTCTTATGAGGAACATGAAGGTAGACCCGATACTTCTCGAAGCGGCACTCAAAATCAACGACAATCAACCGAAAGTAATAGTTTCAATTGCTGAAAAGGAAGCTGAGGGTCTTAGAGGGAAGAGGGTTGCTCTCCTTGGTCTTGCGTATAAAGGTGGAACTGATGATGTGCGTGATTCACCTTCGTTGCGGATTGCAAAACAATTGCTGGACAATGGCGCAAGGGTTGTAGCTTTCGACCCGGCAGCTGTTCCAAAGACGAGGGAAGTACTTGGAAACAGCATAAAATATTCAGACACACTTGCGAAGACCCTAAGCAATGCAGACATTGCTATAGTGGCAACTGATTGGCCCGAGTTCAGGGAAATAAAGCCTGATGAATTCAAAAGGCTTATGAAAAGAGCTGTGGTGATTGATACAAGAAGAATATTGAACGTGAAAGATTACCAAGGAAGCGGTGTCAAGCTAGTCACCATCGGTACTTCAAAGTCCACAAAACTGGGTGATGAAAAGAACGAATGA